One segment of Rhodothermales bacterium DNA contains the following:
- a CDS encoding Lrp/AsnC family transcriptional regulator, with protein sequence MDRIDEMDTRILELLQERGRIKRNEISEAVGMSVPSVSDRMRKLEERGIIQGYHAVVDARRVGYDISAFIRVMVDRSNHYAQFVERASALPEVQEVHSITGEGSHVLRVLVRNTAALERLLGTIQEWPGVHGTSTSIVLSSFKDTRSIPVEPST encoded by the coding sequence ATGGATCGAATTGACGAAATGGACACCCGCATCCTGGAGTTGCTGCAGGAGCGCGGGCGCATCAAACGGAATGAAATCAGTGAAGCCGTTGGCATGTCCGTCCCGTCCGTCAGCGACCGCATGCGGAAACTGGAGGAGCGCGGCATCATCCAGGGCTACCACGCCGTGGTCGATGCCCGTCGTGTCGGATACGACATCTCTGCCTTCATCCGCGTCATGGTCGACCGGTCCAACCATTACGCCCAGTTCGTGGAACGCGCCAGCGCGCTTCCGGAGGTCCAGGAGGTGCATTCCATCACGGGCGAAGGATCCCACGTCCTGCGGGTCCTCGTGCGCAACACGGCCGCCCTGGAGCGACTTCTCGGGACCATCCAGGAATGGCCCGGCGTCCACGGTACTTCTACGTCCATTGTCCTGAGCTCCTTCAAGGATACCCGATCCATTCCCGTCGAACCGTCCACCTGA
- a CDS encoding fasciclin domain-containing protein: MKNYLSLLLITLLFGASVAQAQYKKDIVDVAVEAGTFSTLVAAVQAADLVATLKSEGPFTVFAPTDEAFAKLPAGTVESLLKPENKDQLVAILTYHVVAGKIMSGDLLSTTSATTVNGKAAPIGLRIGNANVVTADIAASNGVIHVIDTVLLP; this comes from the coding sequence ATGAAAAACTATCTCTCCCTGCTCCTCATTACCCTGCTCTTCGGCGCCAGCGTCGCTCAGGCTCAGTACAAGAAAGACATTGTGGATGTGGCCGTCGAAGCCGGCACGTTCTCCACGCTCGTAGCTGCCGTGCAGGCCGCCGATCTGGTCGCCACGCTGAAGAGCGAAGGCCCATTCACGGTTTTCGCTCCCACCGACGAAGCGTTTGCGAAGCTTCCGGCCGGAACGGTCGAGAGCCTGCTGAAGCCCGAGAACAAGGATCAGTTGGTAGCCATCCTGACCTACCACGTGGTTGCCGGCAAGATCATGTCGGGTGACCTGCTCTCCACGACATCTGCCACGACGGTCAACGGCAAGGCCGCTCCGATTGGCCTGCGGATTGGCAACGCAAATGTCGTCACAGCCGATATCGCTGCCAGCAACGGCGTCATCCACGTGATCGATACCGTCCTGCTGCCCTGA
- a CDS encoding LytTR family DNA-binding domain-containing protein yields the protein MSRIRVLIVDDEALARDTLRLLLNEQHDMEVVGEAMDGLAAVEAIRKLRPDLVFLDIQMPGLSGLEVVEEIGVDAMPYVVFATAYNEYALKAFDASAIDYIVKPFSDERFEATLERVRRLMGQQRSADLEGRLRELLGTSDRPSRFLVRERGSIRFVDVADVHWVEAAGDYVVLHTGGDDHLIRETMAGMEEKLDPDMFVRIHRSTIVRMTFIREIKPFFHGDYVVYLKDGTELKLSRRYWPQVETRLGS from the coding sequence ATGAGCCGGATCCGTGTCCTGATTGTTGACGACGAAGCGCTGGCCAGGGACACACTTCGTCTGCTCCTCAATGAACAGCACGACATGGAGGTGGTGGGAGAGGCCATGGATGGCCTTGCGGCTGTGGAGGCCATTCGGAAGCTGCGACCGGATCTGGTCTTCCTGGACATCCAGATGCCCGGCTTGTCGGGTCTTGAGGTGGTGGAAGAAATCGGGGTGGATGCGATGCCGTATGTCGTTTTTGCCACCGCCTACAACGAATACGCGCTCAAAGCCTTCGATGCAAGCGCGATAGACTACATCGTCAAGCCGTTTTCGGATGAACGATTCGAGGCCACGTTGGAGCGGGTTCGTCGGCTCATGGGACAGCAACGTTCCGCGGACCTGGAGGGGAGGCTCAGGGAGCTGCTGGGCACGTCGGACCGGCCGTCCCGTTTCCTCGTCAGGGAGCGTGGATCCATCCGATTCGTCGACGTGGCGGATGTCCATTGGGTAGAGGCGGCTGGTGATTATGTCGTTCTGCACACGGGCGGGGACGACCATCTCATCCGGGAGACGATGGCGGGTATGGAGGAAAAACTTGACCCCGATATGTTCGTCCGCATCCACCGCTCCACCATCGTCCGCATGACCTTCATCCGTGAGATCAAACCGTTCTTCCACGGGGACTACGTGGTCTACCTGAAGGACGGTACGGAGTTGAAGTTGAGCCGCCGTTATTGGCCACAGGTGGAGACCCGGCTCGGCTCCTGA
- a CDS encoding histidine kinase, producing the protein MISRTPSLPGKGPVAGSLPRPWASWLNLPVYIALWSLPGLAALSFYYLNQVVTAQPLNWSFALVSTLPNWYIWAILAPVVVHLLRTWPLTADNWVRVLLTIHVPALIAAMLVHSLVNLVLFRTAGLHDTMNTELYRVHFFSRIHGNILTWTAIVGLYSAWEYYRKYVTRETQASALQVQLAQANLRALKMQIHPHFLFNTLHSIAALVRKDENRMAVNMLGQLGDFLRLALENKGQQEIPLDQELDFLRRYLDIERVRFGDRLDVQMELGDDVQSLYVPNLILQPIVENAIHHGIAPQAAPGVLVISARREGDRLCLSVRDNGPGLKDPGRLKEGVGLANTQGRLEHLYGTEQEFSLRNAPSGGLEVRICIPVCIEPVITFSAGTE; encoded by the coding sequence ATGATCTCCCGAACTCCATCCCTGCCCGGGAAGGGCCCGGTTGCGGGCTCTCTCCCCCGTCCATGGGCGTCCTGGCTCAACCTGCCGGTGTACATCGCGCTGTGGTCGCTGCCCGGCCTGGCCGCCCTTTCCTTCTATTACCTGAACCAGGTCGTGACGGCCCAGCCGCTCAACTGGTCGTTTGCACTGGTCAGTACGCTGCCGAACTGGTACATATGGGCCATTCTGGCGCCCGTTGTCGTCCATTTATTGCGAACTTGGCCGTTGACGGCGGACAATTGGGTTCGCGTGCTGTTGACCATCCACGTCCCTGCACTCATTGCAGCCATGCTGGTGCATTCCCTGGTCAACCTTGTGCTTTTCCGGACAGCCGGATTGCACGACACCATGAACACGGAGTTGTACAGGGTCCACTTCTTTTCGCGCATCCATGGCAACATCCTGACGTGGACCGCCATCGTCGGCCTTTACAGCGCATGGGAATATTACCGGAAGTACGTGACCCGGGAAACCCAGGCATCGGCCTTGCAGGTGCAGTTGGCGCAAGCCAACCTGCGCGCACTGAAAATGCAGATACACCCGCACTTCCTGTTCAATACGCTGCATTCCATTGCCGCTCTGGTCCGGAAAGATGAGAACCGAATGGCGGTGAACATGCTCGGGCAGTTGGGTGACTTCCTTCGACTGGCACTCGAGAACAAGGGCCAGCAGGAAATCCCGTTGGATCAGGAGCTGGATTTCTTGCGGCGCTACCTGGATATCGAACGCGTCCGATTTGGGGACCGGCTCGATGTCCAAATGGAGCTGGGCGACGATGTCCAATCCCTGTACGTACCCAATCTCATCCTGCAACCCATTGTGGAAAATGCCATTCATCATGGTATTGCCCCCCAGGCAGCCCCGGGCGTACTCGTTATTTCGGCGCGCCGCGAGGGCGACCGGCTGTGCCTGTCCGTCCGGGACAACGGTCCGGGACTGAAGGATCCGGGTCGACTGAAAGAGGGCGTCGGATTGGCCAATACGCAGGGCCGACTGGAACACCTGTATGGTACGGAACAGGAATTCAGCCTTCGCAATGCCCCCTCAGGCGGGCTTGAAGTGCGCATTTGCATTCCGGTGTGTATCGAGCCGGTCATCACCTTCTCCGCGGGTACGGAATGA
- a CDS encoding metal-dependent hydrolase, whose product MDSLTQIALGAAVGEATLGHRVGRKAAAWGAFLGTLPDLDVLFNPFLDAAQQLAIHRGFSHSFLVALVAAPVIGWLLHWLHEGRNPTASWKSWAALAWWCLVTHIVIDLFTVYGTQIFWPLTDHPFGLDAIFIVDPLYTLPLAAGLLTGLISRRHRTAVWWGLAVSTTYLAWALTAKAWAHGAFKEGFDAQGIRVERMMSSPSPLNTVLWMGMAEADDTLWVATYSLLDSGPPTSAVAVPRRTAALDGHLQDRGVERLEWFSKGWWIADTSGVRPAIVDPRFGRSDLFLADDGAWTFRFELLADSTGAYHTFTELNPDVSGLDGLPERLWRRIQGH is encoded by the coding sequence ATGGACTCCCTCACACAGATCGCGCTCGGCGCGGCGGTTGGCGAAGCCACCCTCGGGCACCGCGTCGGCCGGAAAGCGGCGGCGTGGGGTGCCTTCCTCGGCACACTGCCGGACCTGGATGTGCTGTTCAATCCGTTCCTGGATGCCGCCCAGCAGCTGGCCATCCACCGGGGTTTCTCGCATTCGTTCTTGGTCGCGCTGGTCGCAGCGCCCGTCATAGGCTGGCTGCTGCACTGGCTGCATGAAGGTCGAAACCCGACGGCTTCCTGGAAGTCCTGGGCCGCCCTGGCGTGGTGGTGCTTGGTCACCCATATCGTTATCGACCTGTTCACTGTCTACGGCACGCAGATCTTCTGGCCATTGACCGACCATCCGTTCGGGTTGGATGCCATCTTCATCGTCGACCCGCTCTACACCTTGCCGCTGGCTGCCGGATTGCTCACCGGCTTGATTTCACGGCGACACCGGACGGCCGTCTGGTGGGGCCTGGCCGTCAGCACGACCTACCTGGCGTGGGCACTCACCGCCAAGGCATGGGCCCATGGAGCCTTCAAGGAAGGATTCGATGCGCAGGGCATCCGCGTGGAGCGGATGATGTCCAGCCCGTCGCCCCTCAACACCGTCCTGTGGATGGGCATGGCCGAGGCCGACGATACGCTCTGGGTGGCCACATACAGTCTGTTGGACAGTGGACCACCGACCAGTGCGGTGGCTGTTCCGCGCCGAACGGCAGCGCTGGACGGGCACCTGCAGGACCGGGGCGTCGAGCGGCTGGAGTGGTTTTCCAAAGGATGGTGGATAGCCGACACGTCCGGAGTCCGACCGGCCATCGTTGACCCGCGCTTCGGCCGGTCCGACCTCTTCCTGGCCGACGACGGTGCGTGGACCTTCCGGTTCGAGTTGCTTGCAGACTCCACCGGGGCATACCACACCTTCACGGAGCTCAACCCGGATGTATCCGGGCTGGACGGGCTGCCAGAGCGGCTCTGGCGCCGGATTCAGGGCCATTGA
- the rodA gene encoding rod shape-determining protein RodA has product MKPWYTRLDAMSLALWLVLVVSGLLAIYSTTHGAAADLFTSSPRQNFDRQVMWLGISSVGLVIALLLPIRFYQMAAFPIYAITVLLLLASLLVGREINGAKSWIVLGPIQFQVSELAKVGTVLALAQLVGMRRPKTMGLDVGLSIVGIILLPAVLIILQNDTGTALVFFGLIPIALFWSGLEFNLLLIMIAPAVAGYLAIVNLPAAVIFALVFTGFMWWRTKDRRMAGVAALFSGGTAAVASFAIMNVLQPYQVARVLSFTNPGAAEFRDNAGFHQLQSMAAIGSGGWNGKGFMQGTQTQGSYVPEQSTDFVFSVIGEEFGFLGAALVLLLLMAFLVRLVHLGGQMKHPFGVMVASGAVGIYLVHTFINVGMATSLLPVIGIPLPFISYGGSALLANTALLAIVLSLHMRKDEFSIYGY; this is encoded by the coding sequence ATGAAGCCCTGGTACACGCGGCTGGATGCCATGAGTCTCGCGCTTTGGCTCGTCCTGGTGGTATCCGGATTGCTGGCCATCTATTCCACAACGCACGGTGCGGCCGCCGATCTGTTCACGTCGAGCCCACGCCAGAACTTTGACCGCCAGGTCATGTGGTTGGGTATTTCGTCCGTGGGCCTGGTGATCGCCCTCCTCCTGCCCATCCGTTTTTACCAGATGGCGGCCTTTCCCATCTATGCGATTACGGTGCTGCTTCTTTTGGCATCGCTCCTGGTAGGCCGGGAGATCAACGGGGCAAAGAGCTGGATCGTCCTGGGTCCCATTCAATTCCAGGTTTCCGAGCTCGCCAAGGTGGGTACGGTCCTGGCCCTGGCCCAGTTGGTGGGTATGCGGCGCCCCAAGACGATGGGCCTGGACGTTGGACTCAGCATTGTAGGCATCATCCTGTTGCCGGCGGTGCTCATCATCCTCCAGAACGACACGGGAACGGCACTTGTGTTTTTCGGGCTCATTCCGATCGCCCTGTTCTGGAGCGGCCTGGAATTCAACCTGCTGCTCATCATGATTGCTCCGGCCGTAGCGGGGTACCTGGCCATCGTGAACCTGCCGGCGGCCGTCATTTTTGCGTTGGTGTTCACCGGTTTCATGTGGTGGCGCACGAAGGACCGGCGGATGGCGGGCGTTGCCGCTCTTTTCTCGGGTGGCACGGCTGCTGTGGCGTCCTTCGCCATCATGAACGTCCTGCAGCCATACCAGGTCGCCCGTGTGCTTTCCTTCACGAATCCCGGAGCCGCGGAATTCAGGGACAACGCCGGCTTCCATCAACTGCAATCCATGGCGGCCATTGGCTCGGGTGGCTGGAACGGCAAAGGATTCATGCAGGGCACACAGACCCAGGGATCGTATGTGCCGGAGCAGTCGACCGATTTCGTGTTTTCCGTCATCGGAGAGGAATTCGGCTTCCTGGGGGCGGCACTGGTATTGCTGCTTTTGATGGCATTCCTGGTCCGGTTGGTGCACCTGGGTGGGCAGATGAAGCATCCGTTCGGCGTCATGGTGGCCTCCGGCGCGGTCGGGATCTACCTGGTCCACACGTTCATCAATGTCGGGATGGCCACGTCCCTGTTGCCGGTCATCGGGATTCCGTTGCCGTTCATCTCCTACGGAGGATCGGCCCTGTTGGCCAATACCGCCTTGCTGGCCATTGTCCTCTCCCTGCACATGCGGAAGGACGAATTTTCGATCTACGGCTACTGA
- the mrdA gene encoding penicillin-binding protein 2, whose product MDDARLRVRIFSLLIVLLVGVLVLRLGKLQIVDYADHSGESRSNAVKERRQLPARGMFFDRNGTLLVDNTSGYNLLVTPTYFDTTTVPVLASFLEVPDSVVTARVRAAREWSVFRPSPLAVDVPFRMLSRVLEHRHELPGITHEVFQKRRYTDEAELSHVLGYVREINRSDLETWRSRGYRPGDQIGSAGLERQYETEVRGTVGSAFKMVNIRGQVVQDYLGGREDRPPLSGKDLYLTIDAGTQAVAESLFTDKRGAVIAMDVNTGGVLAFHSAPDYKLDVFTGSVNPEQWDYLMTSADKPLFNRVTQSAFMPGSTFKPLIAIMALQEGVIDEGFRFNCPGYHPRGGGRIFKCMDTHGTIGVVEAIKQSCNTFFFELMRRMDVNTLDKYARAFGFEQRAAIDLSQSEVSTGLIPDSTYYNERLGVNRWNEGQAMNLGVGQGELLVTPIQLVRYVSALANGGTLITPHLLDHARQPETGEETRLDLASPEPLNVNPAYLELVRTGMRRMIAEKTPWLIIPGIPSAGKTGTAQNPRGEDDSVFIGYAPADNPQIAVAVMVENGGSGSGNAGIVGMFLMEQYLKGHIEMQGRQPLWNQVLQRRSQPIGEQSPGRTAP is encoded by the coding sequence ATGGATGACGCCCGCCTGCGCGTTCGCATATTTTCGTTGCTCATTGTGCTGTTGGTAGGCGTGCTAGTACTGCGGCTGGGCAAACTGCAGATCGTGGACTACGCAGACCACAGCGGGGAGTCGAGGAGCAATGCCGTCAAGGAGCGACGGCAATTGCCGGCACGCGGCATGTTCTTCGACCGCAACGGCACGTTGTTGGTGGACAACACATCCGGCTACAACCTGCTGGTGACCCCCACCTATTTCGATACGACCACGGTCCCGGTCCTGGCGTCCTTCCTGGAAGTCCCGGACAGCGTCGTCACGGCCCGGGTGCGGGCCGCCCGGGAGTGGAGTGTATTCCGTCCGAGTCCCCTGGCCGTGGATGTTCCGTTCCGGATGCTGTCCCGGGTGCTCGAGCACCGGCATGAATTGCCGGGAATCACCCATGAAGTGTTCCAGAAACGCCGGTACACCGACGAGGCCGAGTTGTCGCATGTGCTCGGCTACGTCCGGGAAATCAATCGGAGCGACCTGGAGACCTGGCGGTCACGGGGATACCGCCCGGGAGACCAGATAGGGAGCGCCGGGCTGGAGCGTCAGTACGAGACGGAAGTCCGGGGCACGGTGGGGAGTGCCTTCAAGATGGTCAACATACGCGGGCAGGTGGTCCAGGATTACCTGGGCGGACGGGAAGACCGACCGCCGCTGAGCGGGAAGGACCTGTACCTGACCATCGATGCCGGTACGCAAGCCGTCGCCGAGTCGCTGTTCACGGACAAGCGGGGTGCGGTCATCGCCATGGATGTCAATACGGGCGGTGTGCTGGCCTTCCACTCGGCGCCGGACTACAAGTTGGACGTGTTCACCGGCTCGGTCAATCCCGAACAGTGGGATTACCTGATGACGTCGGCAGACAAGCCCCTGTTCAACCGCGTTACGCAGTCGGCCTTCATGCCCGGATCTACATTCAAGCCCCTCATAGCCATCATGGCCTTGCAGGAGGGTGTCATCGATGAGGGCTTCCGGTTCAACTGCCCGGGCTATCACCCGCGGGGGGGAGGACGCATCTTCAAATGCATGGATACGCACGGCACCATCGGAGTGGTAGAGGCCATCAAGCAGTCCTGCAATACGTTTTTTTTCGAGCTGATGCGCCGGATGGACGTGAACACGTTGGACAAATACGCCCGTGCGTTCGGGTTCGAGCAGCGGGCGGCCATCGATCTTTCCCAGTCGGAAGTCAGTACCGGACTCATACCCGATTCGACCTATTACAACGAACGGCTGGGCGTGAACCGGTGGAATGAGGGCCAGGCCATGAATCTGGGGGTCGGCCAGGGAGAGCTGCTGGTGACCCCCATCCAACTGGTCCGGTACGTCTCGGCGCTGGCCAATGGCGGAACGCTCATTACCCCCCACCTGCTCGACCATGCCCGTCAGCCGGAAACGGGTGAGGAGACCCGGCTCGACCTCGCATCCCCCGAGCCCCTGAACGTGAATCCGGCTTACCTGGAACTCGTGCGTACCGGCATGCGACGGATGATCGCGGAGAAAACGCCCTGGTTGATCATACCGGGCATACCGTCGGCAGGCAAGACCGGAACGGCACAGAACCCCCGTGGGGAGGACGACTCGGTTTTCATCGGATACGCTCCGGCTGACAATCCGCAGATTGCCGTGGCCGTCATGGTCGAGAATGGCGGATCGGGTTCCGGCAATGCGGGCATCGTGGGCATGTTCTTGATGGAGCAGTACCTCAAGGGTCACATCGAAATGCAAGGCCGGCAGCCACTCTGGAATCAGGTATTGCAGCGCCGGAGCCAGCCGATCGGGGAGCAATCGCCCGGGAGAACGGCGCCATGA
- a CDS encoding basic secretory protein-like protein → MAKRSTTFIGLSCAFFGVLFFAVAAPAAGQYFGRNKVQYDNFDFKSFRTDHFEIYFYPEARVAVQDASRMAERWYQRHSRTFLREFYERKPIILYANDADFHQTNAISGSLGEGTGGVTESLKERVIMPLTGSYWDTDHVLGHELVHSFQYDIALSRTDSVRFSFQYVPLWLVEGMAEYLSVGRRDTHTAMWMRDAALRDDLPTIEQITKDMSYFPYRYGQAYMAYVGGKYGDAAVANLFKLSGRVGVDSSFVYTLGITADSLSNEWIQTVKDTYLPLTEGRTPADSAGRKVLASDIDAGDMNISPMISPDGQYVAFLSEKDLFNINLFIADANTGKVVKKLKSTARNSHFDQIRFISSSGSWSPDGKRFAFITFVQGDNEISILDWSKGSIERRISVDGVTAITNLAWSPDGDHLAFSGMNGGISDLYVLDLRTSAVEQLTNDRYADLQPAWSPDGIHLAFTTDRGEEGTDFATLSYGAERVGIINTETLDIRIVRPFDGMHHNPQFTPDGQNILFISDHDGFKDIYRLNLETEDVFRVTHLQTGVSGITKMSPAMSVAQQSGRMMFTVFGDSKYTVFSKDLDELEGEPYVPGPQADYQLAATLPPNRDANEGLVGNYLNDPLSGLPEDRDYSELAYSPRLKLDYVAPPSVGVQAGGVYGSGVVGGVGFFFSDMLGNQNLTLIAQANGTFKDIGAQAAYLNRKNRLNWGGQVGHIPLLFGSSFVGPNVIDPETGLPSQTIQQIRQRIYVDQLQGVAVYPFTTTRRVELTSGFTRYGFDYEVDTYYFSQFGVRRERTSLSDQEPDPIYFAQAGLALVSDYSFFGFTSPIRGGRSRFEIAPFVGSQTFIRLQADYRRYFNLNPFTFAIRGLHVGNYGATASSQNDIFTQEYLGYANSFGFVRGYSFTSFEGFGECTATADGRCAEEDRLFGTRMALMSVETRIPLFGTEQYGLINFPYLPTEVSFFADGGVAWTKDDLPVLKFETDPTPERIPVFSAGVSTRFNMFGFSVIEIFYAKPFQRPGKGAHFGFQIIPGW, encoded by the coding sequence ATGGCCAAGAGATCGACGACCTTTATCGGGCTTTCCTGCGCTTTTTTCGGCGTTTTGTTTTTTGCCGTGGCCGCCCCGGCCGCGGGTCAGTATTTCGGCAGGAACAAGGTCCAGTACGACAATTTCGACTTCAAATCGTTCAGGACGGATCATTTCGAAATCTACTTCTACCCCGAGGCGCGCGTGGCTGTCCAGGATGCGTCCCGGATGGCCGAACGGTGGTATCAGCGGCATTCGCGCACGTTCCTGAGGGAGTTCTATGAACGCAAGCCCATCATCCTGTATGCCAACGACGCCGACTTCCATCAGACAAATGCCATAAGCGGGTCGCTCGGAGAAGGCACCGGCGGGGTGACCGAATCCCTGAAGGAGCGGGTCATCATGCCCCTCACCGGCAGCTATTGGGACACCGACCACGTGCTGGGACACGAGCTGGTCCACAGTTTCCAGTACGATATCGCCCTCTCCCGCACGGATTCGGTCCGATTCTCGTTCCAGTATGTTCCGCTTTGGCTGGTAGAAGGCATGGCGGAATACCTGTCCGTCGGACGGCGCGATACCCACACGGCCATGTGGATGCGCGACGCCGCCCTGCGGGACGACCTGCCGACCATCGAGCAGATCACGAAGGACATGAGTTACTTCCCGTATCGGTACGGGCAGGCCTACATGGCCTACGTGGGAGGCAAATACGGGGATGCCGCGGTCGCCAACCTGTTCAAACTGAGCGGCCGGGTGGGCGTCGATTCGTCCTTCGTGTACACGCTCGGCATTACGGCCGATTCGCTATCCAACGAATGGATCCAGACCGTCAAGGACACCTACCTGCCCCTGACCGAGGGCCGTACGCCGGCTGACAGCGCGGGCCGCAAGGTCCTGGCATCGGATATCGACGCGGGAGACATGAATATCTCCCCCATGATTTCTCCGGACGGGCAGTACGTGGCGTTCCTGTCGGAGAAGGATCTCTTCAACATCAACCTGTTCATTGCCGACGCGAACACCGGAAAGGTCGTCAAGAAGCTGAAGTCCACGGCCCGGAATTCGCATTTCGACCAGATCCGGTTCATCTCATCGTCCGGGTCCTGGTCGCCCGACGGCAAGCGCTTCGCCTTCATCACGTTCGTCCAGGGCGACAACGAAATCTCCATCCTGGACTGGTCCAAAGGCTCCATCGAGCGACGGATTTCCGTGGACGGCGTGACCGCCATCACCAATCTGGCGTGGTCCCCGGACGGCGATCATCTGGCGTTTTCGGGCATGAACGGGGGCATTTCCGACCTGTACGTGCTGGACCTGCGTACGTCTGCCGTGGAGCAGTTGACCAACGACCGGTACGCCGATCTGCAGCCGGCCTGGTCCCCGGACGGGATCCACCTCGCCTTCACCACGGACCGGGGCGAGGAAGGCACGGACTTCGCCACGTTGTCCTACGGCGCCGAGCGCGTGGGTATCATCAACACGGAGACGCTCGACATCCGGATCGTGCGACCCTTCGACGGAATGCATCACAATCCCCAGTTCACGCCGGACGGACAGAACATCCTGTTCATTTCCGACCACGACGGGTTCAAGGACATCTATCGATTGAACCTCGAGACGGAAGACGTATTCCGCGTGACCCATCTGCAGACCGGGGTTTCGGGCATTACCAAGATGTCGCCCGCCATGTCCGTGGCGCAGCAGAGCGGTCGCATGATGTTCACGGTATTCGGCGACAGCAAATACACGGTGTTCTCCAAGGATCTGGATGAACTGGAAGGCGAACCCTATGTGCCGGGACCGCAGGCCGACTACCAGCTTGCTGCGACGCTCCCGCCCAACCGGGACGCCAATGAAGGCTTGGTCGGCAACTATCTGAACGATCCGCTCAGCGGGTTGCCGGAGGACCGGGACTACTCGGAACTGGCGTACAGCCCCCGCCTCAAGCTGGATTACGTGGCCCCGCCGTCGGTGGGCGTTCAGGCCGGTGGCGTGTACGGTTCAGGGGTCGTGGGTGGTGTCGGCTTTTTCTTCAGCGACATGCTGGGCAACCAGAACCTGACCCTGATTGCACAGGCCAACGGCACGTTCAAGGACATCGGCGCCCAGGCTGCCTACCTGAACCGCAAGAACCGGCTGAACTGGGGAGGTCAAGTGGGCCATATCCCACTCCTGTTCGGGTCGTCGTTCGTCGGTCCGAATGTCATTGACCCGGAAACGGGCCTGCCATCGCAGACCATCCAACAAATCCGCCAGCGCATTTACGTGGACCAGCTCCAGGGCGTGGCCGTGTATCCGTTCACCACCACCCGGCGGGTCGAGCTGACCTCAGGGTTCACGCGGTACGGATTCGACTACGAGGTGGACACCTACTACTTCAGCCAATTCGGTGTCCGTCGCGAAAGGACGAGTCTGAGTGACCAGGAGCCGGACCCCATCTATTTCGCCCAGGCCGGCCTGGCACTGGTCAGCGACTACTCCTTCTTCGGCTTCACATCCCCCATCCGGGGTGGCCGATCGCGTTTTGAAATCGCGCCGTTCGTGGGCTCACAGACCTTCATCCGTCTCCAGGCCGACTATCGCCGGTATTTCAATCTGAACCCGTTCACGTTTGCCATCCGTGGCCTCCACGTGGGAAACTACGGTGCAACGGCATCCAGTCAGAACGACATTTTCACCCAGGAATATCTGGGATACGCCAACTCGTTCGGCTTCGTCCGGGGCTACTCCTTCACGTCGTTTGAAGGCTTCGGGGAGTGTACGGCCACCGCGGACGGCCGATGCGCCGAGGAAGACCGCCTCTTCGGAACGCGCATGGCGCTCATGAGCGTGGAAACCCGGATTCCGCTGTTCGGCACGGAGCAGTATGGTCTCATCAACTTTCCGTACCTTCCCACCGAAGTCTCATTCTTCGCAGATGGTGGCGTGGCATGGACGAAGGACGACCTTCCGGTCCTGAAATTCGAAACCGACCCGACGCCGGAGCGGATTCCTGTTTTCTCGGCCGGGGTGTCCACCCGATTCAACATGTTCGGGTTCTCCGTGATCGAGATCTTCTACGCCAAACCGTTCCAGCGGCCTGGAAAGGGGGCCCATTTCGGGTTCCAGATCATCCCGGGCTGGTAA